CGGTTGGATGTCGACCTTGCTGCCGTTGAACACCACGGTTCCTTCAACCAGGGCGAACAAGGTGTCATCTCGGCCGCGGCCGACGAATCGTCCGGGCTTGAACGGCGTTCCGCACTGCCGGACGATGATCGCGCCAGCCTTGGCGAATTCTCCGCCGAAGAGCTTGACGCCAAGGCGCTGGGCATTGCTGTCGCGCCCGTTGCGTGATGAGCCTTGACCTTTCTTATGAGCCATAGAGTCACTCCGTCCTTATCTTCTATCGCCGTCTTTCTATCGTATTCGCTCGGCTATCGCATGATCCATTTCTGCCGCTCGGTCTGCCGCTCCGGCACCACGTAGGTCCGCATCGACTCGGCGCCGGGGAACTTGTACGGCAGCTCGAGGGTCTTGCGCAGGATGAACGCCCGCCGATTACCTGCGTCCTCCGGCTTCTTGGGGTCGTAGGCCGGGTTCTTCACGAACGACACCTCTCCCGACAGTCCGGCGACGAAGACGGTGAAGCCCTTGGCCTGAGGCTCGAAATCCTTCCAGATCGCGACGCTCGATCGGGCCCGGTCCTGCCCGCGGAGCAGCTTGCCCAGCACCTTCTCGGGGGGCAGCAGGGCCGGGTTTCCCGAGCGCCGCTGGATCGCCTGGAAGGCCTCCGGGCTGACCTGCACCTCGTTCTTCACGATCCGCATCGTGTCAGTGACCAGGGTGAAGTCGGGGTAGAAGTCCACCTCGCGTTCGGTTGAATTCTCAACCGTATAGAGCATGTACCAGTAGACGACCGGCGACCTCTGTCCCGGCACGGTCACGGCGACCCGCTGGGGATCCTGGAACTTGATCTTCAGTTCCCAGGCGGGCGAAGTGACGGCCGGCTGGGTGGATGACGAGACCGCCCATGCAGGCGGCACGGCGGACCCAATGAAGCATAACGTCATTATTAAAAACCACTTACGCATGCGTGCCCTTCCAGTCGTCTGCCCCTGGACCGTACGCAGCCTGCCGGACGATTGGCCCTGCGCAGGGTCCGACCGCCGCGTAAAGAGTCCATTGTAGAAACCCCGGCACCTGAGTCAAGCCGACTGTCCCCGGCCGCCCGGGCGCGTATAATCCCGGCCATGGAAGCAGATCTGGAACGTATCCTCATTCCCCGGGACCGGATCGCCAAACGGGTCAAGGAGTTAGGTCAGGAGATCGCCTGGACCTACGAAGACGAGGAGGACGACGGCATCACCATTGTGACGATTCTGTCGGGGGCGTTCATCTTCGTTTCCGACCTGATTCGGCAGTTGCCCT
Above is a genomic segment from Phycisphaerae bacterium containing:
- the rpmA gene encoding 50S ribosomal protein L27, encoding MAHKKGQGSSRNGRDSNAQRLGVKLFGGEFAKAGAIIVRQCGTPFKPGRFVGRGRDDTLFALVEGTVVFNGSKVDIQPN